A segment of the Lolium perenne isolate Kyuss_39 chromosome 3, Kyuss_2.0, whole genome shotgun sequence genome:
gtggactatttgtaataccaactgataccagctgtggttattataccaactgtggctatttgatatatctaaaaatggattctattataggttctgatcaactggacgagacatcctctactttatctcgcagtattgatcctataccaattgtgatcttctgatatcaactatggtcttcttatatctgctatggtttcataagtcatctttcttctgtcagggtttattttgcaagagaaccactaactgacactatgaatataatatccgaagtgatttcccatgcatcccCTCTTccatgttgactatggatctgcttcagcttcaccataatcaccagatttctcaccttcatgcttcttctgtactaaagtactcctctattgaggtaagcatgagcaactgattgtacttccttccgagtattgtggttacttcccacaactttacttcatttctccgatgaaccttcatcttgtcttcggaatcttccagaattcgtcgcttcctcacacgaatactattaccctctagatctatagcatcaagtcagaacttgatattgcaacatgcatttgcatatcaaaatcgaacttcatgtatggatctagtcaatcaatgaaaatccaataaaatccaagaagattcagctttgtgtatataatacacaccatcataagcctgaatatactagttgagtaagacatctcgaaacatcaggctgagatgtgtagtatataacaccacataagataggtttatgtcgtgatacttagcacgaatatgtgggattctactatttgtctcaacatttaccttaattgcacatttgcaatgagataaacttgaaacaaatggGTCTAGGATATTTAGGtttaacctagttttgtttggaagtactaacaaagtattttactatatataagtgctattgaggactattttgtatgataccactagttctaatatggttactctgaatacatatttattaggatatattTCCTATATTTTCAAGTGTTTCTACTATACACATGTGGtcgtgatgtgcttggcacacttcccatatttttggaataCAATTATTACACTATTGTTTTGCActaggcttcttattgtactcctcttaattaattatgaggttctagtccatcacataatgattctcaggtgaatcatatatgatttctgcctctaccatgtaagtaggcatattttattcctatctctcttccttatttcccatgattgactcatcatggtctatactactcatttcacttgtttgtatcacttactatcagttgtttcacaagtttgtaCAATTTACTTACTCATTATTTAACTTAGTCTATaattttctattaggatatcttaattatcttcattacttgatattacttctattacaggtctgagtaactcttacttaatcatgacatgtgttggtatacatcttccaataggatatcttccttatggttgtatcctctctttggactaccatgtattgtataccaactgtgatctactcatctatggtTTGAAGGACTTAATGTATGCtacatatttgggattagctaactaacttcacttaggaatgTTTCATTAGAACCAGGTCAGCATGTTTGGCTTGGGTTTTTCCCAAGATCCTTTATTTGTACCGACCAataatttttttattaaaaacaAAGGAGGATCTTAAACTAAAAGAATCATCTCCCTCCTCTAGTGATTTGATTTATCCCAAAAAAGAAAAACTGGTGATTTGATTTGACGCAAACAGAAATCCAAATGCAGAACACCGTCGTACGCCCTTGTATAACTTAATCTAATCGAAAACGCACCGCCATGTTGGGGATAGCGTCGTCGAGCTCGAGCCTGCACAGAGAGCGCGCGAGCTCGGTCACTGTCAGGAACTAAGCTCAGTGGAATACAGCTAGCTTCGGTTGCTTACTTGTTGGCGAGGAAGACGGCGCCGTGGACACACTGCTCCTCGCGCTCTCGCCCACTGCCGGGAAGGCTACTGCTCCTCGCACAACCCAAGAGAGGAGCGGATGGTTCTCCGACGAGCGCGAAGCAAGAGGAATAGACGAAGAGTACGTGCTATCTTGCTTCTTTTCCTTCTATACTAGTGGGGACGAGTGCGTAGATCTGCTCGGGGCCGTCCGGATGAGATATGTATATATAAGCCGCAAAGATCGCTGGAAGGAGCTGTGAACCAATATTACCGTATTATCCCTGCCGCGCTAGTGGGACTGGGGCGACTCCCGGTAATTCCCCAGCCGTTTTGTCTCACATGGCTGGAAGGAGATGTGCGTGAACCAATATTACCGTATTATCCCTGCCGCGTGGGGCGACTCCCGGGGAGGGAGGCAGTCGACGTTGGCTTACGCAGGCGTTGCGTGCGTGAACCAATATTACCGTATTATCCCTGCCGCGGGAGTGGACGTATTGTTTCCCCAGCCGTTTTGTCTCACTTGCGGGCGCAGTCGACGTGTGCGAACCAATATTACCGTATTATCCCTGCCGCGTGGGCCCACTCACGACTGCTTATACCCTTTCCCAGTTCCTGTCGCATGTCTTTTTCATCCCCTCTTTCCTCCCCGTTGTTTTCATGGAGGCTGGGATCTCACGCCACCCTCATCCCGGCAAGGCGCCACCGTTCCTCCCACCCAAACTACCAAATGTCGGCGCCGTTCTTCTTCCGCCTAGGCGCCGCCGCCGTACCTTTTTTCTCCGGCGGGATGTGGTCTTCTGAGTTCTCATGATCACCGTCTCATGTCCTCCTTCAACCTCACATGCGGGATTCGGCGATGTAGCTGCTTCGGCGAGCCGGCGTCGGATCCCGCGAGCGGCATGGGGTAACCACCTGGGCTATATGATCACAGATACCAGTGGTTCGATACAAGTTTCCACAGCGTCACGCTGGGATTTGGGTAGAATTCGATGATGAATCGCCGGAGAGGAAGGAGAGAGTTGCTCTTGACAGAGACTTGAGATTCAGTTTACACATCGATGCCCCTCACGCACGCAACGCCTGCCTAAGCCAACGACGAATTCATGTCTTCTTGGGCCGTGGTTaccccttgggccttctcagctgccTTGAGGTGGGCTTCGCGGATCGGATGACGTGCCTCTGTTCTCCTCTGTACACGGACAGCTTCAGGTAACAGATGTGTCGTGACAATCCCCCCGAGATGTAGCTTGACCCCAAGCTGGCGCCTGTGGATACTTGGTCACCATGGCGTGGAGGAGCTCCCAAGTACAGCATGTCGCTGCCATCCCTTCCCATTGCACCTTGATCTGGGGCACTTGACGATAGCCTCGACGCACCAGTCGCTCGCCACAGATGGCTTGTGGTTGCACCTGCATGTCAATGGCTAACAAGGGATCTGGTAGCTCAGTGCTCACCTGGTTAGTTGCTCGGATGGCCTTTTTCAACTGAGATACGTGGATGACAGGATGGACCTTGGATTTTCCAGGTAGCTGGAGCTTATATGAAACATTGCCCACCTTCTGGATGATCTTGTATGGACCAAAAAAATTGAATCCCAGTTTGTGTGAGGAGCGGTGCACCACTGATCGCTGCACATACGGCTGCAGACGCAGGTATACCCAGTCCCCAATCTGGAAGCTGCGCTCATCTCGTTTTTTATCCGCCTGGTGCTTCATCCTTCGTTGAGCCCGCTCCAGGTGCTGCTTGATCACAGGGACCATGGCTGCTCGTTCTTTCAACCATGCATCCAACTCTGTCTGACCAGTCGGTGACCCTTGCTGAAAACCAAAGTGTCTGGGTTTCCTGCCATAGAGAACTTCAAAGGGAGATTTGCCCAAGGCAGAGTGATAGGAAGTATTGTACCAATACTCGGCCATTGAGATCCATTCAGTAGCATcactacaagcatatcaatataaactCAGTCGTGCGAGGCACGAGTTGGAGAAGTTACAACAGAAACTTGACGAAAGAAGAGCTGCAGCAGATGCTTCTAGCGAGCGCAGAGCTAACTTGAGCGCGCACTCGAGGCAttcaggagatagtcacagagacaaCCGCGCAAGAGCACGATCTCGATTGGCAGGTGTACCCGAAGCTGAGCGAGAAAATCTGGTCCAAAacttcgacatgtccttcatgtcgatagatacaagagggcaTATAATCCCGAAAACGccagaagcaggatacatggcaacaCTCGCATATCTGATGTCAACTAGACCACCTCAAGGAGATCTTCGAGCATCGTTGTACCAGACAGCTATGGCAGGAATTGGCGTCATGGGcgcgtgttatcaccagaatttgaccaagtcggaggtgggccacgatcaagataagcttgaaggttatatatgaagaaaatacgaagatcggccttttatgcggagttgggctaggttgcccatttatctgtaatttattagatcgtgtcttaagttagaagttagagtttgtatcgtgcacgctgggatattcccacgttagaaagtccgctggactataaatatgtatctagggtttatggaataaaacaacaacacaacgttcaccccaaaacaaaccaatctcggcgcatcgccaactccttcgtctcgagggtttcaatcaggtaagcgacatgctgcctagatcgcatcttgcgatctaggcagcacaagctccacgttgttcatgcgttgccgtcttgaagcgtctttgatggcgggcaacgtagttatcatagatgtgttagggttagcatagctcttcgtataaacatgcttacgtagtgcaaccctcgcatgtctagccgccctcacgcctatctcgggcgtggggcggcaccgcttgttcatcatctagtagatctgatccgttacgattgctccttgctctgcaaggattagtttaatatctgcaatagttaggccttacgaagggggggaggatccagcggcacgtagggtggcgttcgcaagtcctaaacaggatgttccgatgatcaacgtcacgttggttgtgtggccttgtttaggatcggcttacgagcaccgtgcgtggccgcgaggcccaacctggagtaggatgatccgattatgcggtgaaaaccctaaatcgtcgtagatctcattagctttatcttgatcaagcaggatcaccaagtattcgtgcaccccgtacggatcatgggtggatcggctctttgagccgattcacaggataacctgagagccgatcgaggctcttatttaatgtttacgtgtatgccatgcaggaactaagcgaggcatccccatcaccttcctgaccaggtataggtcaggtggcacgcccttgcacttcgcatcgccgcgtgtgaccagaagagcattgcgggccgtcgctcggaggggtctcagccagccgcagctctaggctcttcccggctctaccgtgttgacaggccgctgcccgccggtgggttttggcgatcaacacattctggcacgcccggtgggacacctcCAGCATTACACGAGGgatattacaaaaccttcatggagcgcttcgatccagcgagtcggccaagattattctcactacacggtctgcttggtttcaacggtgatctagcgatcggcggccacgtcggctacaCGAAGCCCAACAGAGCCGATGTACGAGTACGGCGCATGGACAtaatacaaagccgatatctgcagtcacctgtcagattcggctcggggaagGTGCATATGGTTATCAGACAGACGCATGGGCAAGAAAATGTcgggagccgatggaaaatcggccagtaaaaaaaaaaaatttgtagcaagtacagaaagatccagtccaatgaaacatcatttgtctctgaaggccctactgaaggaacacaccgagggcgagaatggcgtcgacacggacgcgatccgcctcagcaatctcggccttgtcatcctcgtccttaccGTCACCAGCTGATCGCTCAGGGtacggatttcagccagatcggtcttcagaccggccgtgaggccttttgcttcgtcttgagaacgggcaacaagggcttccttgtcctggatgagctgtttggtcgcccttaccctctcttcaagatcctccagctccttgcgcagggtctcgagttcagcaCGAGTAGCAGAGgtatccgtcttggcgtccagagcagccttcttctcgttgagccgtcgacatttttcggcaatatcggccctcagcggaagttgggagtggcgaagagcaatcctttggcgagccgattgcacccttgacttaaagaccggcagggtaacagcgggccagagcttcacttgcagggtcATAGGGAGATGAAGCTGGATATCCTCGAGAATGCCTTTGGCTTCCGCGGAATCTTCAATCAAAGTCTCAGTTGGGGCAGAAAGCAAATCTTTGAGGCGTTGGAGTGGACCACGGACTGTACTGGGGATCGGCTCCCCACctgccttggaagaagttggttcgatggattctggatcgaacgaaAGCAAGCTCGAAAGATCATAACCCTGGCAGGGCAAACAAAGTGAGCTTAGCAGGCAATGGTGGAATTGATGGAGCCAAGGAAGAAagacatacctctcccaaggaaggGGGGACAGCCGATGCAGTAACGATCGGCTCTTCGGTGGACTGAGATGGGTTAACCATTTGGGCAGCCGCTACCGCTGAGGTGGCCAGGTCCAGAGTGGCGGACGGTATCTGTAtctcctcaacgtctccgctagaagttttTTCGGCCTGCAAGAGGAAGCGATTAGCCGATCTTTATGTAACAACCGGAAAGCGTGAAGTATGATCGAGAAGATGATTACAttcgagacctcctggcttgatgaagaggttcgtgggttcttacgagcccttttgacgcagcggcgcttcgtgcgtgaccccgatctggtcggggcttggggggcaggaggttcagggatcgaccttttcttggaagccggcgctggtgaagccgtctggctctgggtggtggacctctcggaattacccgagcttgagtccccctgactggtttcttcggccccgctggaggtttcttcggtggagGCCTGTAGGAAAGAATACAAGCGTGTTGAGAACAAATTTTCAGAGGTGGACAAATGCCTACGGGGTCTGAATCAACTTACATGCAAGCTTCCTTGGGCCGGggctttacgcttcagggttttcctggcagccaccttcctcactgccgtcctcgcctgagtcgaggctcggggggcaaccggccccgaagatgctttactcttagcagccgatttcggtgaaatcggctgactctgcattgtgactttcttcaggggtagcgagctctggcagaagaggaccactggtgccggaggaaggaatacgaaaggggaaccgtcggcttgtgtgggagccggaccatcttgttgctgccaggagaatgAATCAAGTCACAGGTGATCGCTATGTGCGGTTACAAGAGATGCTTAAGTAATGGTAcagtctgcagggatgtcatattcggcgtcaagctctctcagcagcggtcctagagccttcctgaagacgtgggtcttccacatagaccaccaagtttcaaaaccatcggtggtaaaggagaaacggaggtcgtgagggattgggatggccaaagcatcaaagaaggtataacacctttgggcagtgATGATGTCAGGCAGGTCCGCTCTGCGGGTCGgatggtgtaagaagaagtgtggaggcacctgtccgagaccaagctgtcgggctgccactaccggttggtagcactcataaccgggctttgtgatccggttcgaggtactcatgccaacagggaggaagcaagggcgaatcatgatggagtacaaatgctgtgTGCCGGCGTCACCGGCAAGGTCGTCCAATCGGAAAGAGACGGGGTTTTCAAAGTTTGCCGATTCGGTATAAGGAtcaaacagggggttgtccagaccttgaaagaaaatcttgaaccaccctgctgcttccttggggatcagcctgctgcccgggagaccatatagggcttggccgtagctggtgcatcggatttcCTTTCCATTCACGTCTGGAAAGGTACAGGTGGTCAGTGGTGGGAAGTCTGgtatttggttttggaagtatagttgtgcccacaactgaatgaaccaccaggggccgccagttttgactgtctttcgatggaacagtttgacagacatcagttgaagggatcgataaatctctccaaggaatagtttgcctaggccgagttgggtgcctttagcaagttcataagccagggagaggtaattcttggtaggagcaagtgatgggccacagaatatgaagtgctccagccagaaattcagaaaggctgtgtgctccctctctgtcacggggcctttgtttttcatgtaacgattgaggtaggcaccccagctggtacactcttttttggaggaaagggtgaaagggacttttggcagtttgaatgcagaagggctgggggatgcaatgtccagccccgtgatcatggccacatccgaaggttggtgtcatagggccatgaccaaacataaAGCGATTCGGTGCATCGGaccgaagtagccgatggttttcaagaTGTTCTCGTTCTTCTCAAGAGTAGATAATGATAGtgacagggcatcggctatccctatggtttcccaagtggcatagtgggattttgatactctattgtaccatgccacccaaccttcaggaggattaggctgtgctcgtaggcagtcggcccaggaagttagatctaggttttggctcacaaaggggattctgttagcttcgcacgaaattaacagggcaggactctcagaagaacgaggaccaaggcacatcgaatttgcgagagaagggtgtggcagaaggatatctgaagcctaaattagtagcagagcgaaacattaattcaggtgcttGCCATTAATCTCATGTCAAGTCGAACAGCGCGAGGGGGTTGAagattaccttcagtccggaagctgtggtatcggtgttggatgattccgccatgggatgcgaaGGAGCCGGAGGCGGCGTGGCCGAGATCTGTGTAGATGGTTGTGGGTTGgagctgctcaggcggcgatttggggatctgagttcacCTTTTCAGatagaggtcgcaggttaccgtttggaagggcggctaggtcgactttcctcgtatttttataatggagaccgatgcaatgccatcggctctctttggagactgcctgactttgaccatcggcaaaaCAATGGATTGGAGAATACTTCTTCATACAAAGGAGGGTTCGTTGCAATGAAGAGCCGATGGTTCAAAGAGGAAcagaagaagagccgattgctcgcatctTGCTGGTGCTATGTCCCTAGTCTTCGCTGccttcgtcgtcggcatcgtagctgtcACCGGCACTGTTTCCGGAGAATGCCTCGTCACCGCTGCTCTAGCCCTCGACTGGAGTTTTCTTCCTCTGCGTCATCGTCATCGTCCTCACTAAAAGCCCACTCGGACTCCAATGTTGGCTCACTTGGGGGAATAGATTGGAAAGAAAGGTCAATAGCCAGATCAGAGGATGAAGAGGGTTGATCGATTGGCACGGTTGAATGATAGGGAGCTTGGCGGAAATTTAacgccattacagtttccaaggaaatGATGCAGAGCTATCGAGTTTTCCAGAATAACTGACAAgtcataatgatgacggatgttGCGACGACTCTGCTAtatcatgacatgacccgacgagggaaagcgtaatgatttttggaaatgttatttccaaaaccaggggggcatgtgttatcaccagaatttgacc
Coding sequences within it:
- the LOC139837759 gene encoding uncharacterized protein, which produces MVPVIKQHLERAQRRMKHQADKKRDERSFQIGDWVYLRLQPYVQRSVVHRSSHKLGFNFFGPYKIIQKVGNVSYKLQLPGKSKVHPVIHVSQLKKAIRATNQVSTELPDPLLAIDMQVQPQAICGERLVRRGYRQVPQIKVQWEGMAATCCTWELLHAMVTKYPQAPAWGQATSRGDCHDTSVT